A section of the Chloroflexota bacterium genome encodes:
- a CDS encoding DNA translocase FtsK, which translates to MGRAARRPSLWGTLGIILLVAALVLLYYELPELPDMTQEWADWAYELMGVGLALPAFFLLVLLTLWRLGRFSFIWRRRWLALLSFSLAGWDIATLTDSSYGGEWGQRFLGPPTWIAFLRLAVLFYLGLIFWSPRLTLRVTRRVLLLIERPFLFPLRLRLRRPRPAEAPVELSRMKEEEQEEAPPKQPPKPSTPPAPARLKKVVMEVWRKRAPPPVPVQPILTASGWELPPLELLDISPEAEARPMDNEKRAHLLEEALSSYGVEAKVVQVNVGPSVTQFGVEPGWERRFRELKEKDKNGNVRVRKEEVSRTRVKVERIVSLANDLAMALAVAAVRIEAPVPGKPLVGVEVPNTSFATVGLRSVMESAPFQRLRPKAALALALGKGAGGEVVVADLAKMPHLLIAGATGSGKTVCLNALICCLMMYNTPEELRLMMVDPKRVELVAYNRVPHMAFPIIVDREKAVEALRWLNLEMDNRYKKFAEVGARNLDDYNKKIRPPLPSLVLFIDELADLMMAAFEEVEHGLCRLAQLARATGIHLIVATQRPSVDVVTGLIKANFPTRLSFAVSQLVDSRTILDMAGAEKLLGRGDMLFLPTEATKPKRLQGCYVSDAEIERLVAFWSRQKGPVAPIAEPTAPAAKEGEDSLLEAARRLSKEHRKLSASFLQRQLQVGYPRAAKLMEALEKEGLAAKENS; encoded by the coding sequence ATGGGCCGGGCCGCAAGAAGGCCTTCCCTCTGGGGCACCCTGGGGATCATTCTCTTGGTGGCGGCGCTGGTGCTCCTCTACTATGAGCTCCCCGAGTTGCCGGACATGACCCAGGAGTGGGCTGACTGGGCGTACGAGCTCATGGGCGTGGGGCTTGCGCTTCCTGCTTTCTTCCTCCTCGTGCTTCTCACGCTCTGGCGTCTGGGCCGATTCTCATTCATCTGGCGGCGGAGATGGCTTGCCCTCCTGTCCTTTTCCTTAGCCGGCTGGGACATAGCCACCCTGACCGACTCCAGCTATGGGGGAGAATGGGGGCAGCGGTTCCTGGGACCGCCTACCTGGATAGCTTTCCTGCGCCTGGCGGTCCTCTTTTACCTGGGCCTCATCTTCTGGTCCCCCCGTCTTACCCTGAGAGTTACCCGGCGGGTCCTGCTTCTTATAGAGCGGCCCTTCCTCTTCCCGCTGCGCTTGCGGCTGCGGCGGCCCCGGCCCGCCGAAGCGCCCGTTGAACTGTCCCGCATGAAAGAAGAGGAACAGGAAGAAGCCCCACCCAAGCAGCCACCAAAGCCTTCCACCCCCCCTGCCCCCGCCCGCCTCAAGAAGGTTGTCATGGAGGTATGGAGGAAGAGGGCTCCACCCCCCGTCCCAGTCCAGCCCATCCTTACCGCCTCGGGGTGGGAGTTGCCCCCCCTGGAGCTGTTGGACATCAGCCCTGAGGCAGAGGCAAGACCTATGGACAACGAGAAGCGGGCCCACCTGCTGGAAGAGGCCCTGTCCAGCTACGGCGTAGAGGCCAAGGTGGTCCAGGTAAATGTGGGCCCCTCGGTCACCCAGTTCGGGGTGGAGCCGGGCTGGGAGCGGCGCTTCCGGGAGCTGAAAGAGAAGGACAAGAACGGTAATGTCCGGGTCCGCAAGGAGGAGGTCTCCCGCACCCGGGTGAAGGTGGAGAGGATTGTCTCCCTGGCCAACGACCTCGCCATGGCCCTGGCTGTCGCCGCTGTCCGCATTGAAGCCCCCGTGCCGGGCAAGCCGCTGGTGGGGGTGGAGGTGCCCAACACCTCCTTCGCCACGGTGGGCCTCAGGAGCGTTATGGAGAGCGCTCCCTTCCAGCGCCTCCGGCCCAAGGCCGCGCTGGCCCTCGCCCTGGGCAAGGGGGCCGGGGGGGAGGTGGTGGTGGCCGACCTGGCCAAGATGCCCCATCTCCTCATCGCCGGGGCCACCGGCTCGGGTAAGACCGTCTGCCTCAACGCCCTCATCTGCTGCCTTATGATGTATAACACCCCCGAGGAACTCCGGCTGATGATGGTGGACCCCAAGCGGGTGGAGCTGGTGGCCTATAACCGGGTCCCCCATATGGCCTTCCCCATCATCGTGGACCGGGAGAAGGCTGTAGAAGCCCTGCGCTGGCTCAATCTCGAGATGGATAACCGCTACAAGAAGTTCGCCGAGGTCGGGGCCAGGAATCTTGATGACTACAACAAAAAAATCCGGCCCCCCCTGCCCAGCCTCGTCCTCTTCATAGACGAGCTGGCTGACCTGATGATGGCCGCCTTTGAGGAGGTAGAACACGGCCTCTGCCGCCTAGCCCAGCTGGCCAGGGCCACGGGCATCCACCTGATAGTGGCCACCCAACGCCCCTCGGTGGATGTGGTCACCGGACTTATAAAGGCCAACTTCCCCACCCGCCTCAGCTTTGCCGTATCCCAGCTAGTGGACTCCCGCACCATCCTGGACATGGCCGGGGCGGAAAAGCTCCTGGGGAGGGGGGATATGCTCTTCCTCCCCACCGAGGCCACCAAACCCAAGCGCCTCCAGGGCTGCTATGTCTCCGATGCCGAGATAGAAAGGCTGGTGGCCTTCTGGTCCCGCCAGAAAGGGCCCGTTGCCCCGATAGCGGAGCCCACCGCCCCCGCTGCCAAAGAGGGGGAGGATTCCCTCCTGGAAGCTGCCCGCAGGCTCTCCAAAGAGCACCGCAAGCTCTCCGCCTCCTTCCTCCAGCGCCAGCTCCAGGTAGGCTACCCCCGGGCCGCCAAGCTCATGGAAGCCCTGGAAAAAGAGGGCCTGGCCGCCAAAGAAAACTCATAA
- a CDS encoding ribonuclease J: MAKDRLKVIPLGGLGEIGKNMLALELGGDIIAIDCGLMFPKEGMLGVDLVIPDISYLQERKDRLRGIIITHGHEDHTGALPYVLPKLDVPVYATTLTRGLIQAKLKEHGVKARLEVVRPGGEVRLGAFRVGFYQVSHSIPDGVGLIIHTPLGTIVHSGDFKLDHTPVDGRLTDLSRLAKAGTDGVLLLFSDSTYVELPGYTPSEKVVGETLDRIMAEAPGRVIITTFASLVSRTQQVLRSAARHGRKVFVLGRSMQDTVKIATKLKYLEIPPGTLGQLEELPGLPLPKVVLLITGSQGEPTSALVRIARGDHPRVRILAGDTVVISASPIPGNEALINRTIDALFRLGAQVLYDKLARVHVHGHGSQEELKLLINLVHPKYFVPIHGEYRHLSLHASLAQSLGMPKENTVVLEDGDTLEIGPRGGLVMEHLPISSIYVDGLGGVGPVVLRDRQSLAHDGVVMVILTRERRSGRLVGRPDVVSRGFVEEKEWQALAERSRDLLTRQLGHGKIEGLVQDRVKDVLGRFFYQETHRQPMVLPVVVEV, from the coding sequence ATGGCTAAAGACAGGCTTAAGGTCATCCCCCTGGGCGGGCTGGGGGAAATCGGCAAGAATATGCTGGCCCTGGAGTTGGGCGGGGATATTATTGCTATTGACTGCGGGCTGATGTTCCCCAAGGAGGGGATGCTGGGGGTGGACCTGGTCATCCCCGATATTTCCTATCTCCAGGAGAGAAAGGACCGCCTGCGGGGCATCATCATCACCCATGGCCATGAGGACCATACCGGGGCCCTCCCCTATGTCCTGCCCAAGCTGGATGTCCCGGTCTATGCCACCACCCTCACCCGGGGCCTTATCCAGGCCAAGCTCAAGGAGCACGGGGTCAAGGCCAGGCTGGAGGTGGTGCGGCCGGGGGGGGAGGTGAGGCTGGGGGCCTTCCGGGTAGGGTTCTACCAGGTCAGCCACAGCATCCCCGATGGCGTGGGGCTCATCATCCATACCCCCCTGGGCACCATTGTCCACAGCGGCGACTTCAAGCTGGACCACACCCCCGTGGACGGCCGGCTCACTGACTTATCCCGCCTGGCCAAGGCAGGGACGGATGGGGTATTGCTCCTCTTCTCCGATTCTACCTATGTGGAGCTCCCCGGCTATACCCCCTCGGAGAAGGTGGTGGGGGAGACCCTGGACAGGATTATGGCCGAGGCCCCGGGAAGGGTTATCATCACCACCTTTGCCTCCCTGGTATCCCGCACCCAGCAGGTCCTCCGGTCGGCCGCCCGGCATGGCCGGAAGGTCTTTGTCCTGGGCAGGAGCATGCAGGATACGGTAAAGATAGCCACGAAGCTGAAATATCTGGAAATACCCCCCGGCACCCTGGGCCAACTGGAGGAACTGCCTGGACTGCCCCTACCCAAGGTGGTCCTCCTCATCACCGGCAGCCAGGGGGAGCCTACCTCCGCCCTGGTAAGGATAGCCCGGGGGGACCACCCCAGGGTGCGCATCTTGGCCGGAGATACCGTGGTCATCTCCGCCTCCCCCATCCCCGGCAATGAGGCCCTCATCAACCGCACCATAGACGCCCTCTTCAGGCTGGGGGCCCAGGTCCTCTATGATAAGCTGGCCCGGGTCCATGTCCACGGCCACGGCAGCCAGGAAGAACTGAAACTGCTTATCAACCTGGTCCACCCCAAATACTTCGTCCCCATCCACGGGGAATACCGCCACCTCAGCCTCCATGCCAGCCTGGCCCAGTCCCTGGGGATGCCCAAGGAGAATACCGTTGTCCTGGAGGACGGGGATACCCTGGAAATCGGCCCCAGGGGGGGCCTGGTGATGGAGCACCTGCCCATCAGTAGTATCTATGTGGACGGGCTAGGCGGGGTGGGGCCTGTGGTGTTGAGGGACCGTCAGAGCCTGGCCCATGACGGGGTGGTAATGGTGATACTCACCCGGGAAAGACGCTCCGGCCGGCTGGTGGGAAGGCCCGATGTGGTCTCCAGGGGCTTTGTGGAGGAAAAGGAGTGGCAGGCACTGGCAGAAAGGAGCCGGGACCTCCTCACCCGCCAGCTGGGCCACGGCAAGATAGAGGGCCTTGTCCAGGACAGGGTAAAAGATGTCCTGGGGCGGTTCTTCTACCAGGAGACCCACCGCCAGCCCATGGTCCTACCGGTGGTGGTAGAGGTCTAA
- the uvrB gene encoding excinuclease ABC subunit UvrB, whose product MPNFQIVSDFRMTGDQPLAVEKLVGGLGRGFRRQTLLGVTGSGKTFTMANVVERLQRPALVICHNKTLAAQLASEFKDYFPDNAVEYFVSYYDYYQPEAYVPRTDTYIEKETDINEEIDRLRHAATKALFERRDVIIVASVSCIYGLGSPEEYYSFVIKLKKGQRVQRQKLLRSLVDMQYERNDVDFTRGRFRVRGDTLELQPAYEETAIRLEFWGDVIERILEVDPLTGEILGTREEIDIFPGKHFVTSPDALSRALQAIEAELEERGKELKAESKLLEAERLLNRTRYDIEMLRETGYCQGVENYSRHLSGRPPGSPPWTLLGYFPQDYLMFIDESHMTLPQIRGMYHGDISRKQTLVDYGFRLPSALDNRPLNFEEFEERVNQVIYVSATPGPYEYAHSEQIAEQLIRPTALLEPSVEVKPTKGQIDDLLEQIKVRVGRGERVLVTTLTKRMAEELSDYLREMGIKTHYLHSEIETLERVEILRDLRRGVYDVVVGINLLREGLDLPEVSLVTILDADKEGYLRSAGALIQTMGRAARHVDGHVILYADTITGSMKAAMDEVQRRRDIQTAYNQEHAITPQGIRKAIRDITERIRVVAEPRAPYEVSTPATAEGILKLIRELEGQMRKAARELEYEKAALIRDRIIDLRRDLELLSPLRK is encoded by the coding sequence ATGCCCAACTTTCAAATAGTCTCTGACTTTCGCATGACGGGGGACCAGCCCCTGGCGGTGGAGAAGCTCGTCGGGGGGCTGGGGAGGGGCTTCCGCCGGCAGACGCTGCTGGGGGTGACGGGGTCGGGGAAGACCTTCACCATGGCCAATGTAGTGGAAAGGCTCCAGCGCCCCGCTCTCGTCATCTGCCACAACAAGACCCTGGCCGCACAGCTCGCCTCCGAGTTCAAGGACTACTTCCCGGATAACGCCGTGGAGTATTTCGTCAGCTACTACGACTACTACCAGCCCGAAGCCTATGTCCCCCGCACCGATACCTATATTGAGAAGGAAACGGATATCAACGAGGAGATAGACCGCCTCCGCCATGCCGCCACCAAGGCCCTCTTTGAGAGGAGGGATGTCATCATCGTGGCCTCCGTCTCCTGTATCTATGGCCTGGGTTCCCCGGAGGAATATTACAGCTTTGTAATCAAACTCAAGAAGGGGCAGAGGGTCCAGAGGCAGAAGCTCCTGCGCTCCCTGGTGGACATGCAGTATGAGCGCAACGATGTGGACTTTACCCGGGGGCGCTTCCGCGTGCGGGGGGATACCCTGGAGCTCCAGCCCGCCTACGAGGAGACCGCCATAAGGCTAGAGTTCTGGGGCGATGTTATTGAGCGTATCCTGGAGGTGGACCCCCTCACCGGCGAGATACTGGGGACGAGGGAGGAGATTGACATCTTCCCCGGAAAGCACTTTGTCACCTCGCCCGACGCGCTCTCCCGGGCCCTCCAGGCCATTGAGGCCGAGCTGGAGGAGCGGGGCAAAGAGCTCAAGGCGGAGAGCAAGCTCCTGGAGGCGGAGCGCCTCCTCAACCGCACCCGCTACGATATAGAAATGCTCAGAGAGACGGGATACTGCCAGGGGGTGGAGAACTACTCCCGCCACCTCTCGGGCAGGCCACCGGGCAGCCCTCCCTGGACCCTCCTGGGCTACTTCCCCCAGGACTACCTGATGTTCATAGACGAGTCCCACATGACCCTGCCCCAGATAAGGGGCATGTACCACGGGGACATCTCGCGGAAGCAGACCCTGGTGGACTACGGCTTCCGCCTGCCCTCGGCCCTGGACAACCGTCCCCTTAATTTTGAGGAGTTTGAGGAGCGGGTGAACCAGGTCATCTATGTCTCGGCTACCCCCGGCCCCTATGAATACGCGCACAGCGAGCAGATAGCGGAGCAGCTCATCCGCCCCACAGCGCTCCTTGAGCCTTCGGTGGAGGTGAAGCCCACAAAGGGGCAGATAGACGACCTTCTGGAGCAGATAAAGGTGCGGGTGGGGAGGGGGGAGAGGGTCCTGGTCACCACCCTCACCAAGCGCATGGCCGAGGAGCTCTCCGACTACCTCCGGGAGATGGGCATCAAGACCCATTATCTCCACTCGGAGATAGAGACCCTGGAAAGAGTAGAGATTCTACGGGACCTCCGGCGGGGGGTCTATGATGTGGTGGTGGGCATAAACCTCCTCCGGGAGGGCCTGGACCTGCCGGAGGTCAGCCTGGTGACCATCCTGGACGCCGATAAGGAGGGGTATCTGCGCTCCGCCGGGGCCCTCATCCAGACCATGGGGCGGGCTGCCCGCCATGTGGACGGCCATGTCATCCTGTATGCCGACACCATTACTGGCTCAATGAAGGCCGCCATGGACGAGGTCCAGCGCCGGCGGGACATCCAGACGGCCTATAACCAGGAGCACGCCATTACCCCCCAGGGGATAAGGAAGGCCATCCGGGACATCACCGAGCGCATCAGGGTGGTGGCGGAGCCCCGGGCCCCCTATGAGGTCTCCACCCCCGCCACCGCCGAGGGCATTCTCAAGCTAATCAGGGAGCTGGAGGGCCAGATGAGGAAGGCGGCCCGGGAGCTGGAGTATGAGAAGGCCGCCCTCATCCGCGACCGCATTATTGACCTGCGCCGTGACCTGGAGCTCCTGTCGCCCCTCAGGAAGTAG
- a CDS encoding sulfite oxidase-like oxidoreductase, translating to MDPSRLPPGQHLVRDLPVLHVGSVPRFDPKTWDLRVEGEVEKPLRFSWPEFLALPRVVRKSDVHCVTGWTRLDNDWEGVLFQTLADLARPRPEARFATIEAEAGYFTSLPLDDLLREDVLLAYRLDGEDLAPEHGWPLRLVVPHKYIYKSAKWVRLIRFTREQEPGFWEKRGYSNSADPWKEERYA from the coding sequence ATGGACCCTTCCCGGCTGCCCCCCGGCCAGCACCTGGTCAGGGACCTGCCGGTCCTTCACGTGGGGTCGGTGCCCAGGTTTGACCCCAAGACCTGGGACCTGCGGGTGGAGGGGGAGGTGGAAAAGCCCCTGCGCTTTTCCTGGCCTGAGTTCCTGGCCCTGCCCCGGGTGGTGAGGAAGAGCGACGTCCACTGCGTCACCGGCTGGACCCGCCTGGACAACGACTGGGAAGGCGTCCTCTTCCAGACCCTGGCGGACCTGGCCCGGCCCCGGCCCGAGGCCCGCTTTGCCACCATAGAGGCCGAGGCCGGCTACTTCACCAGCCTGCCCCTGGATGACCTCCTGAGGGAAGATGTCCTCCTGGCCTACCGCCTGGACGGCGAGGACCTGGCCCCGGAGCACGGCTGGCCCCTGCGCCTGGTGGTGCCCCACAAATACATCTACAAGAGCGCCAAGTGGGTGCGGCTGATTCGGTTCACCCGGGAGCAGGAGCCCGGCTTCTGGGAGAAACGCGGCTACTCCAACTCCGCCGACCCCTGGAAAGAGGAAAGGTATGCCTGA